The DNA sequence CTGGAAAAGTATCGCGGCGCCTGGAACGGCGACCTGACGCGGATCTACGACGAATATTCCTACTGATCGCCGATTGCGTCCCGCGACGTGCCGGGGGGACGTCCCGTCCCCCCGGACCCCCCTTGGGTGTCCCGCATGACGGATGCCGACGCACGCGAGTGTGAGCCGCGCCCGTCCGCGATGTCTTGATCTGGGCCGCCGGTGGTGGCACCCCGGCGAAAAAGATGCGGGGGCATGCGATGCGCGGTGATGTGATGCAATGGGTCGGCCGGTTGGTGGCCGCGGTCTTTGGGCTGGGGGTGCTGGCGCTGCTGGCGGCGGTCGTGCTGCTGATCCGGCAGGCCGAAGGGGTGCCGCCCTGGCCGATCCTTCTGGGGCTGGTGGGGCTGGTCGCGCTGATCCTGCTGGCGGGGGCCTGCCTTGCGCTGATCTCGATCGCGGTGTCGGCGCGGCGGGGCGTCGATGCGCTGCAGCGGTTGGGCGGCACGCTGCCCGTCGCCGCCGTCGAACCCGAGGCCGCCCCGCCGATGCAGGGGCCGTTCACGCCCACCGGTCTGGCCGCCGCGCCCGTGCGGGCCGTGCGTCCGGGACGCGGGTTGGTCGCCAAGCGCTGAGGGTTACTTGCGGCCGATCCGGGGTTCGGTACCGGCCAGAAGGCGGCTGATATTGGCATGGTGCCGGATGAAGATCAGCACCGCCATGAAGGCCGCGACCGCCGCGATGTCGGTCCGCCCCAGGCCCCAGGCGAAGACCGGGGCCAGTGCGGCCGCCAGAAGCGCGCTGAGGCTGCTGATCCGGGTGATCGCGGCGGTCAGCGCCCAGGTCGCGCAGGCGATCAGGCCCAATGGCCAGTTCAGCGCGATCACCGTTCCGAGGAACGTTGCGACGCCTTTGCCACCCTTGAAGCGCAGCCAGATGGGGAAGCAATGGCCCAGGAAGGCCGCGCCGCCGGCCAGAATCGCCGCCGCCTCTCCACCGAAATGGCGGGCCAGCAGGACCGCGATGGCGCCCTTGCCCGAATCCAGCAGCAGCGTGGCCAGCGCGGCGCCCTTGTTGCCCGTCCGCAGCACGTTGGTCGCGCCAATGTTGCCGGAGCCGATCTGGCGCAGA is a window from the Paracoccus marcusii genome containing:
- the plsY gene encoding glycerol-3-phosphate 1-O-acyltransferase PlsY — encoded protein: MILWAIFGYLLGSVPFGLVITRALGLGDLRQIGSGNIGATNVLRTGNKGAALATLLLDSGKGAIAVLLARHFGGEAAAILAGGAAFLGHCFPIWLRFKGGKGVATFLGTVIALNWPLGLIACATWALTAAITRISSLSALLAAALAPVFAWGLGRTDIAAVAAFMAVLIFIRHHANISRLLAGTEPRIGRK